In Streptomyces sp. NBC_00344, the genomic window CGCACCGGCCGCAGACCGGTCCACGAAGGCGGCATGGCGCGGGAGAACCGCCACCTCATGGGGATACGCCGCACCGTTCGGTACCGGTCCCTCCCCTCGTGGGGACCGGTACCGAACGCGGCGGCATCGATCCGCGCCGTGTCCGTGGACCGGCATGGATCGAGAAAAGGCGGACCCGTGGTCGATACGACGGCAGTCCGGTTGGGACCGCTTCACGGATCTCGCAGGCTCAGCCGGTGAGACAGCCGGTGGCTGCTGGTGGCTGCTGGTGGCTACGGTGGAAGTTGACCGAGAACATGCGGCGTCATGATGTGTCTCTCCGAGCGCTGAGCTGGTGGCCGATCCGGGCGCCGCCCGGGTGCTGCGCTGCTACGTCGTGATCCTGCCAGCTATGGCTCCCGGTGAGGGGGATCCGGGGCCCGGACGAACCGCTAACCGCAGGTCAGGCAGATAGGCTGAGTTTTCCGGTCCGGACGTCCAGGGTGGTGGAATCAGAGGGTGGAGACCTTGAGTTCCGACTCCGGCGCACGCACAGCCTTGGCGGAACGTCTCGCGCTGCTGTACAGGGAGGCCGGCAACCCTCCGCTCAAGAGCGTGTCCGAGGCAGTCGTCAGGCTCCAGCGGGTCGACGAACGCGGGCGGGCCGTGCGGGTGTCCGCCCAGCGGATCAGCGACTGGCGACGGTCCAGGAACGTGCCTGCCCAGTTCGTCGCCCTCGCAGCGGTGTTGCAGGTTTTGATCCCCCAAGCGCGGCGCGCGCAGACCGCGCCGGTGTCCGCAGGACTGTACGACCTGGCCCAGTGGCAGCGCCTGTGGGAGCGGGCGGTGGCCGACCCGGTCGGTGACCGCTCCGCGGCGTCTGCGGAGGACAGGCAACGGCTGTCCGGCGAGGCCGTGAACGTTCCCGGTGGTGTGTGCCCCTACCGGGGGCTGGCTCCGTACCGCGAGCAGGACGCCCGGTGGTTCTTCGGCCGGGAGCGATGCACGGACGCCCTCGTCGCTCAGCTCCGGGCAGCGGAGACGACAGGCGGCCTGGTCATGCTCGTGGGCGCGTCGGGGTCGGGAAAATCCTCCCTCCTGAACGCCGGAGTGGTGCCCGCATTGCAGAACGGCGCCCTCGGTGACGGTGACAGCCGGGCGCGGAAGGTGCTCCAGCTGGTACCGGGAAGCGATCCCCTCGCAGAGCTGACGCGCCGGATTCCTGAACTGGCACACGTCCTCCCGACAGCGGAAGAACCGGCGGAACGGGAACTCGCATCGGATGAACCCGGTACGCGCCGATTCGCCCACGCGGCGAGGGAAGCCGTCTCGGCATGGACTGACCGTGAAACGTGCTCCTCCGCTCGCCCGGTCGTCATCGTGGACCAGTTCGAGGAGGCGTTCACGCTCTGCTCCGACGAGGCGAACAGGCGCGCCTTCGTCCAGCTCCTCCATGCCGCGTGCACGGCCACCGGCCCGGACGGCCCCGCCCCCGTGCTCGTGGTCCTCGGCATACGCGCCGACTTCTACGAGCAATGCCTCGGATATCCCGAACTGGCCGACGCCCTGCAACACCGGCACATGGTTCTCGGACCGCTGACCACCGCGGAGTTGCGCGAAGCCGTGACGAGTCCGGCCAGAGCGGTGGGTCTGGAACTCGAACCGGGGCTGGCGGAGCTGATCGTCCGGGAAGTGAGCGCCGACGGCCCCCGCGGGACACACGCGGGGGTGCTGCCGCTCCTCTCCCACGCCCTGCTCGCCACCTGGCAGCGGCGGACGGCGGGCAGGCTGACCCTGGCCGGCTACGGCGCGGCGGGCGGGATCCAGGGGGCGGTCGCGGCGACCGCGGAGCGCGCCTGGTCCAGCCTCGGTCCGGCGGCCCGCACGGCCGCGAGGCTGCTCCTGCTCAGACTGGTCCGGCTGGGTGAGGACACCCAGGCGACCCGGAGGCGGGAGACGCGGCGCCAGCTGGCGGAGGAATCCACGGACCCGGACAGGACGGAGGAATCGCTCGAAGCGCTGGTCCACGCCCGGTTGGTGACTCTCGACGCGGAGACCGTGGAGATCACCCATGAAGCTCTGCTGCACGCCTGGCCCCGCCTGCGTGACTGGATCGACGAGGACAGGAACGACAACCTGCTCCGCCAGCAGCTGGAGGAGGACGGCAGGGCCTGGGAGGCCGCACATCGCGACACGTCCATGCTCTACCGGGGGTCCCGTCTGGAGCAGACCCGCAGCTGGGCGAAGTCAGCAGGTGACACGTTCCTGACCCGGAGCGCGGTGGACTTCCTGGCCGCTTCGGCCAGACTGCGCAGACGCACAGTCTGGCTCAGTCGTGGGGCGGTGTCGGCGCTCGTCGTCCTGGCGATGCTGGCGGTCGGTTCGGCGGTGATCGCGTGGCAGCAGCGGGACGACGCCGTGTTCGAGCAGGTGGTCGCCGAAGCCGATCGCGTCCAGTACACGGACCCGTCACTGGCCGCACAACTCGATCTCGTGGCCCACCGTTTGCGGCCGGGCGACGAGGCCACCAGCAATCGGCTGATCTCGATCGTCAACGCGCCGCTGGCCACCCCGCTCCTCGGCCACACCGGCGCCGTCTACCTCACCTCGTTCAGCCCGAACGGGCGGATTCTGGCCACGGCGAGCTACGACCGGACCATTCGGCTGTGGGACGTGACAGACCCCACTCATCCCAAACGGTTGGGCAAGCCCCTGACCGGCCACAGGAGTTGGGTCAGCAGCGCGGTCTTCAGTCCGGACGGGCGCACCCTCGCCAGCGCATCGGACGACGGCACGATCCGTATGTGGAACGTTCGGGATCCCAGCCACCCTCAGCCGCTCGGTGCTCCCCTGGCCGGCGATGGGGGCACGGAGTACCTCCTCGCCTTCAGCCCCGACGGGCACACGCTGGCCGCTGCAAGCGAAGATCACACCGTGCGGCTGTGGGACACGGCTGAACCGAGCCGGCCGAAGGCCATCGGCGCCCTGACCGGACACACCGCGGCGGTGCGCTCGGTGGCGTTCAGTCCCGACGGACGGACGCTGGCAGCCGGCGGCGACGACGGCACGGTCCGGCTGTGGAACATGGCTGATCCGCGTCACCCCGGCCCGATCGGCCGGATACTGACCGGCCACACGGGCACGGTGCACTCCGTGGCCTTCAGCCCCGACGGCCGCACGCTCGCCAGCGGCGGCGCGGACGACACCATCCGGCTCTGGAAGGTGACCGACCCACGCCACGCCGCCCAACTCGGCACACCTCTGACCGGTCACACCGGCCCCATATGGTCGGTGGCCTTCAGCCCCGACGGCACGATGCTCGCCGCCGGCAGTGCCGACAGCACGGCGAGCCTGTGGAACGTCAGCAATCCCGCATACCCGGCGCAGGTCGGCGAGCCTCTTGCCGGCAGCAGCGGCGAGATGTACGCCGTCGGCTTCAGTCCTGACGGCCGGACCCTCGCCACCGGGAGTGGTGACAACAAGGCCCGCCTCTGGTCGATCCCGGCGTCGGACATGACGGGCAGAATCGGAGCGTTCCGCGCGGACGGCCGGGTGCTCGCCACCGCCGCACGCGACGAGAAGGTGCGGCTGTGGAACGTGAGGTCCCCCAGCCGGCCCGCATTGCTCGGCAAACCGTTCATGCCCGGGAAGGGGGACGCGCGTTCGCTGCTCTTCTCCCCCGACGGCCGCACCCTTGCGGTGCTGACCGGAAGCCGCGCGGTGCAGTTGTGGAACGTCACCGACCCGACCCGGCCTGTCCCCTACGGCCCGCCCGTCGCGCTGAGGACACGATTCGCGGGCCCCGACGCGCTGGCCTTCAGCCCGGACGGACACACGCTGGCAACCGCCCTCGACGACCGCACCATCCGGTTGTGGGACGTCAGCGACCCATCTCACCTCGTTTCGCTCGGTGCGCCACTCGCCGGCCAGAAGGGCTACGTCAACGCCTTCGTCTTCAGCCCGGACGGCCGGACCCTGGCCGGCGGCAGCGCGGACGGCGCCATCCAGCTCTGGAACGTGACCGACCCACGCCACGCCGCCCGACTCGGCGCACCTCTCAAGGGCCACCTGGGCCCCGTCAACGCACTCGCCTACAGTCCGGACGGTCGAACTCTGGCCAGCGGAAGCGACGACGGCACGGTCCGACTCTGGAACGTCACCGAACCTCTCCACGCAGCCCAACTTGGCTCCACCCTCACCGGCCACACCGAAGCGGTCGTATCACTCACATTCAGCAGGAACGGGCGCACGCTGGCGAGCGGCGGCAACGACGACACGGTCCGGCTCTGGAATGTCACCCACCCGTCGAAGGCCACTCCTATCGGCCAGTCACTGAGCCCTAATGCCAAGACCGGCAACTTCTTGTCGTTCAGCCCGAACAGCCACCTGCTCGGAGTGTCCAGCGGCGCCGATACCGTCCGGTTGTGGAACCTGGATGCCGACAGGGCAATCAGCCGTATTTGCTCGGTCACCCGGGGTGTCCTGACACCGAAGAAATGGCACGACTATCTGCCACGCCTGCCGTACGACCCGCCATGCGGTCAGTAACAGGTGCGGACCACACGCCTGGGCGTGTCGCGTGATCTCGATCACAACCCCTCCTTACGGCTGAGCAGTTCTCCCGTCACCCAACCAGCCTTGTTACTGTGGGAAACAGCCCGATCGCTGGCGCATCCCCCGTCGCCAGCGGTCGGGCTCTTCCACGACCTGGGGATGCCGGACATCCAATGGCGTGAACTCCTCGATTCACAGCGGCGCAGCTGGTCCGCATTCAGGGCAATGGACCCCTTGCCCTCCCCCGGCTTCCCGCCGGGGGAAATGGGCGTGACCATCTCGATACACCAGAAATACCGGCGGGTCTTCTCGGCGATGGCGGCCCTTCTCGCGCCCTTCCGTCGACGGGCCATCAGCAGGCTTTCCGTCGACGGCTCCTGAAGAGACCTGTTCCGAACTCCGCGTGAGTTGCGGGGATTGTGACCACACCTCCCCCACTCATCAGGGCCTCCTGAGGAGTCGTATGGTGAGGACGTCATATCGAGGGAGCGGTCGACATCGCGGAGCTCATGAGGGTCGCAGAGGGCACCGCGCTCATCGAGCGCTCCTACCGGACGCGATTCAGCGCCGGGCGCGCGCCGTTCAATCTCGCCGCCTCACATCTCGTCCCTCACAGCCCTCCGCAGGACGTCGTCCGACACCGACGACCGCGCTGTGGAGAGGTCGTAGATCACGCTGCCCGGCCAGCGCACGGCCATGCACTTCACAGCACTTCACCACTCATCTGGAAAGGTGGTGAGTGCCGTGCGCCGGCGCATCATCATCGTTACCGCCGTCCACGCCCCGTCAGCCCCGTTCCTGCCGGACGCCTACACATCACTCTGCATACAGGAGCTGCCCGAGGGCTGGGACTGGCACTGGGTGATCCAGGAGGACGGGAGGGGTTCGGACGTCGCTCCGCATGTGCCGGCTGACGAGCGGGTGACATTCCGGCAAGGGCGGGCCGGGGGGCCGGGGGTAGCCCGGACCATGGCTCTCGCCCACGCGAACGGCGACTACGTCAAGGTCCTGGACGCCGACGACCAGTTGGCGCCGGGCGCACTGGCTCGCGACCTCGCCGCCCTCGAAGAGAACCCGAGCCTGGGCTGGGCGACGTCGCGCGTGCTCGACCTGCTCCCCGATGGTTCCACCGCCGGCTTCGAAGGTGACCCCGACAACGGCCCGATCGAGCGCGGAGCGGTACTCGCGTACTGGAAGGCGAACAACTACCGCGCGCAGGTCCACCCCGCGACGCTCTTCGTCCGCCGCGACCTGCTCTTCGCCCTCGGCGGCTGGATGGCGCTGCCGGCCTCGGAGGACACCGGACTGCTGCTCGCGATGAACGCGGTCAGCCGGGGCTGGTTCTCGTCCGACGTCGGCCTCCTGTACCGCAAGTGGCCAGGTCAGGTGACGAGCCAGGCGACGCACACCGATACGGCCGAGCGCGATACGCGTATGGCAGTCGTGGAAGCCAGGTCGCGTGCGCTGGAGCGCTTCCAGGCACTGTCCGGTCAGTCCCCGCTGACGGGGACCTCGTAGATACGCGTGATGCCGCTGGCCCGGCCCCGGGAGGCCGGGCGACAGCGTCTCAGGGCAGCAGTTCGGCGTCGGTGCGCGAGAAGACGAGGTCACTCTCACCGGTGATCGGTCCGCGCCACCGGACAGGAGCCGGCGGAGGGCGGCGCCGCGCCGCGACGTAGCTCTGCGGGGTGTAGTCGTTGGCCATTCGGTACACGTGGAAGCCGCGCCGCTTCATCGCGCCCAGAAGCTCGTCGACAGAGTCCCCGAGCTGCGTCATCCGGTGGGGAGTGACCTCAGTGGTGATCTCGGCATCAGGTCGCAGCTGGTCGATGACAGGCAGCAGGCCCCGGATGGCGCTGCCCTCCGCCCCCTCGACATCGATTTTGATCACTCTCGCCGTCGTGATCTCCTCCGTCCGCAGAACCTCCGCCAGTGGAAGGGCCTCGGTTTCGAAGGTGGATTCCGCGGTCCCTTCGTAGGGGACGATGCTGTTCGCACCCATGTTGCTGGAGCTGGCGAGGACGAAGGTCAGCAGCTTCCGGGTGTCGGCAACGGCCGTGTTGACCGCACGAATGTTGTCGCACTCGTTGAGCCGGGCATTCTGCAGCAGCCTGCGGTGGAACGCGGGAGAGGCCTCGATGGCCGCCACCTGGCCCGTGCTGCCGACAAGACGCGAAGCCAGCACGCTGAAGTAGCCGATATTGGCACCGACGTCGACGAACGTGTCCCCGGGACGCAGCCTGTTCTTCAGCCAGTGGGTCATGTTCGGTTCCCATCCGCCGAACATGTACAGGTAGCGCTGGATCAGGTCCTGGGTGTCGACAGCGAACCGGGCGCCGAACCGGGCCTCGGAAACCCGCCGTCGAGGGTGGTCACGCAGGTGGGCATTCAGGTACTGGGCGGCCAGCCACTCCTTGCCGAGAGAACCAGGGGCATCACGCAGGTACCAGCGTCCGAGGGTGACCAGCGCCTCTGAACTCGTGTCCCTCATCCGATCGCCTTTCCGCAGGGTGCCACCCGAACCGTAGCGCGGAGGGCCCGGGCGCTGAGGGCCCGTACGCCCTCAACGCCCTGCCACGGCCAGGGCTTTGGTCAGCAGGTGTCAATCACGCAGTGCGTCGATCACGCTCGCCAGATGGGAGCGGACGGCCGCCTCGGCTGCCTGTGGTTCCCGGGCCCTGATCGCCTCGATCATGGCCAGGTGTTCCCTCAGGGACTGCTGGGGGCGCCCCGGTCGCAGCGCGAGCTGGAACCGGTGACGCACCAACTGGCCGTTGAGCCGCTCCAGGAGCGAAACGGCTGTCTGCTGGCCGGAGAACTCCCGTACGAGGGCGTGCAGTTCGTGGTTCAGCTCGGAATAGACCATCGGCTCGCCGCCGGCGACCGCCCTGGACATCGCCTCACCGACACCGGTGAGCCGGTTCAACTGCTCGTCACTGGCCGCGACGGCCGCCTTGGCCGCGCACAGCCCCTCGAGCGCCATCCGGCATTCGGTGATGGCGACAGCTTCCTCAACACTCACCACCCGCACCCGCGACCCGCGGTTGCGGATCCGCTCGACCAGCCCTTCCGACTCCAGCTCGATCAGCGCGGCTCGGACACTGCCCCGCGTCACCTCGAACTGCTCGGCGAGTTCGTTCTCCACCAGCCGCTGGGCGGGCGCCATCTCTCCGCGCAGAATCGCCTGCCGCAATTGAGCCAGCGCCAGCTGCCTGCCCTGCTCACCACCGGCCGGGCCGGCTTGCTTCGGCATGGTTGCCCTCCCTGAGCGAGTGCCTGTCGAACCCAAATCTAAGCCAACAAGATGGTCAACGATTCTGTTCGACATTTTGCGCACCTCCTGCTGCCGCACAGCGCCGGTGGAACGACACCACAGGCGGCTCTTCCCGGGGCCGGGCATGCATCAGGGCCGGCCCCGGTCAGAGGAGTCCGGCCCTGATGTGTCAGCGGCGGAAGCCGCCGGAAGCCCGCTGTGAAAGCTCAGCGGCCACTGTCGAGCGGCGCCTGACCCAGCAGGGTGCCGACCAACTCGTTGGCGAAGTGCAGGCCGACCTGCTCCTTCGGGGTGAGGCCGGTGGCGTTGTCGGTGGGCGCGGGGGCCGCCGAGGCGGCTCCGGCGGCGAGGACACCGGCCACGAGGGCGCCGGCGACAACGGCGGTGAGACGGCGAATCATATGCAGGGTTCCTTACGGTGAGTGATGGACTGTTCACTCTCAGCTTTCGGCAGGGACGCGGGTCCACCCGTGCACCACGCCGGTTCCGGGCGCGAGATCCACCCCAGTACGTGACCCTTTGGTGACGGGGCGAATCCGGGCTTTCGCAGATCGGCTCCTACCGTCACAATCGCCTGACGACCTCCCCCCGTCTTTTTCCGCGGACCCGGTCCTGCCCGCGTGCGGCCACGACGGCCGCGACTCCGCGTGCGGCCGGAAGCCCGCAGGCATGGGGTGGGCGCACCCGGATCCAAAAGAAAAATGATCTCCCAGTGAGGAGGCACGTACTTGGAAGGAAGGCTGGCCATGGCGGCAGATGCGCGTGGTGAGGTCGAGGAGTTCATCCTGGGGGAACGGTTCTCCTGCCTGGCGGGCCGCTCCGCCTGGCGCCGGGGTGGCATCGCACATCGGCACTACGACCTGCTGGGGAGCGAGGAGTCCGCGCGGCTGATGGCACTCGATCTCGCGGAATTCGTGGGATCGGCGGACTGGAGCGCCCGGACGTTCACCAGCTTCGTCGCGACCTTCGCGCAGCCGCGTGGTGTGGATGAGCTGCGGTTCGAGGAGCTTCTGTGGCAGCAGTTGCAGCTGCTCCATGAACAGGACGCGGAGTCCCATCGCTGGGCCGATGGCTACTCGTCGGACCCTCAGTCCGGAGCGTTCGCGTTCAGCGTGGCCGGCCATCCCTTCTTCGTGATCGGTCTGCACGAGACCCACCAGCGGTGGGGCCGCCGGCCGCCCTATCCGATGCTGGCCTTCAATTCGCATGAGCAGTTCGACCGGATCAAGGGCGCCGGGATGTGGGACCGGCTGGCGGACAAGATACGCAAGCAGGACATCAAGCTGCAGGGCGATATCAATCCCAATCTCCACGAGTACGAGCAGCTGTCCGAGGCCCGCCGCTACTCCGGTCGGCCAAAACCGGCCGACTGGCAGTGTCCCTTCGCCGCCCGCGAGGCACAGAGGGAACGTGAGCTGACCGCCTCGGGCGCCTGAGGCACGTTTCACCCAGTCAATCGCGTCGGCGTCCACTGGGCCGGGCGAAGCAGAGAGGGAAGTCGTGGCAGATCCGTTTTCCGTACGCATCGGTGTCCGCGGGTACGAGACCGACACGCAGGGCCATCTCAACCAGAGCGTGTACCTCCAGTACGCCGAGCATGCCCGGTGGTCGCTGCTCCGGCACGGCGGCATCAGCCAGAGCGATCTGCTGGCGAGCGGCGTCGGCCCGGTGGCCCTGGAGACGACCATCCGCTACAAGCGTGAGCTGCTGGCCGGTGATGAGGTCGACGTCAGCTGCGCCTTCGTATGGGGCGAGGGCAAGACATTCCGGATCGAACAGACGGTCCGGAAGGCCGACGGCACCGTCTCGGCGGAGGTGACGGCGGTCGGTGGGCTGCTGGACCTCAAGCTGCGCAAGCTCATCAACGATCCGCGTGAGCGCTTCAGGGGTCTGGCGGGCGATCCCGCCGCGTTCGGCCTCTGAGGACGGGCCGGCTGCCGGGGCGCGGGG contains:
- a CDS encoding FkbM family methyltransferase, which encodes MRDTSSEALVTLGRWYLRDAPGSLGKEWLAAQYLNAHLRDHPRRRVSEARFGARFAVDTQDLIQRYLYMFGGWEPNMTHWLKNRLRPGDTFVDVGANIGYFSVLASRLVGSTGQVAAIEASPAFHRRLLQNARLNECDNIRAVNTAVADTRKLLTFVLASSSNMGANSIVPYEGTAESTFETEALPLAEVLRTEEITTARVIKIDVEGAEGSAIRGLLPVIDQLRPDAEITTEVTPHRMTQLGDSVDELLGAMKRRGFHVYRMANDYTPQSYVAARRRPPPAPVRWRGPITGESDLVFSRTDAELLP
- the gntA gene encoding guanitoxin biosynthesis heme-dependent pre-guanitoxin N-hydroxylase GntA — its product is MAADARGEVEEFILGERFSCLAGRSAWRRGGIAHRHYDLLGSEESARLMALDLAEFVGSADWSARTFTSFVATFAQPRGVDELRFEELLWQQLQLLHEQDAESHRWADGYSSDPQSGAFAFSVAGHPFFVIGLHETHQRWGRRPPYPMLAFNSHEQFDRIKGAGMWDRLADKIRKQDIKLQGDINPNLHEYEQLSEARRYSGRPKPADWQCPFAAREAQRERELTASGA
- a CDS encoding glycosyltransferase family 2 protein — its product is MRRRIIIVTAVHAPSAPFLPDAYTSLCIQELPEGWDWHWVIQEDGRGSDVAPHVPADERVTFRQGRAGGPGVARTMALAHANGDYVKVLDADDQLAPGALARDLAALEENPSLGWATSRVLDLLPDGSTAGFEGDPDNGPIERGAVLAYWKANNYRAQVHPATLFVRRDLLFALGGWMALPASEDTGLLLAMNAVSRGWFSSDVGLLYRKWPGQVTSQATHTDTAERDTRMAVVEARSRALERFQALSGQSPLTGTS
- a CDS encoding GntR family transcriptional regulator; protein product: MPKQAGPAGGEQGRQLALAQLRQAILRGEMAPAQRLVENELAEQFEVTRGSVRAALIELESEGLVERIRNRGSRVRVVSVEEAVAITECRMALEGLCAAKAAVAASDEQLNRLTGVGEAMSRAVAGGEPMVYSELNHELHALVREFSGQQTAVSLLERLNGQLVRHRFQLALRPGRPQQSLREHLAMIEAIRAREPQAAEAAVRSHLASVIDALRD
- a CDS encoding acyl-CoA thioesterase; translation: MADPFSVRIGVRGYETDTQGHLNQSVYLQYAEHARWSLLRHGGISQSDLLASGVGPVALETTIRYKRELLAGDEVDVSCAFVWGEGKTFRIEQTVRKADGTVSAEVTAVGGLLDLKLRKLINDPRERFRGLAGDPAAFGL
- a CDS encoding nSTAND1 domain-containing NTPase, whose amino-acid sequence is METLSSDSGARTALAERLALLYREAGNPPLKSVSEAVVRLQRVDERGRAVRVSAQRISDWRRSRNVPAQFVALAAVLQVLIPQARRAQTAPVSAGLYDLAQWQRLWERAVADPVGDRSAASAEDRQRLSGEAVNVPGGVCPYRGLAPYREQDARWFFGRERCTDALVAQLRAAETTGGLVMLVGASGSGKSSLLNAGVVPALQNGALGDGDSRARKVLQLVPGSDPLAELTRRIPELAHVLPTAEEPAERELASDEPGTRRFAHAAREAVSAWTDRETCSSARPVVIVDQFEEAFTLCSDEANRRAFVQLLHAACTATGPDGPAPVLVVLGIRADFYEQCLGYPELADALQHRHMVLGPLTTAELREAVTSPARAVGLELEPGLAELIVREVSADGPRGTHAGVLPLLSHALLATWQRRTAGRLTLAGYGAAGGIQGAVAATAERAWSSLGPAARTAARLLLLRLVRLGEDTQATRRRETRRQLAEESTDPDRTEESLEALVHARLVTLDAETVEITHEALLHAWPRLRDWIDEDRNDNLLRQQLEEDGRAWEAAHRDTSMLYRGSRLEQTRSWAKSAGDTFLTRSAVDFLAASARLRRRTVWLSRGAVSALVVLAMLAVGSAVIAWQQRDDAVFEQVVAEADRVQYTDPSLAAQLDLVAHRLRPGDEATSNRLISIVNAPLATPLLGHTGAVYLTSFSPNGRILATASYDRTIRLWDVTDPTHPKRLGKPLTGHRSWVSSAVFSPDGRTLASASDDGTIRMWNVRDPSHPQPLGAPLAGDGGTEYLLAFSPDGHTLAAASEDHTVRLWDTAEPSRPKAIGALTGHTAAVRSVAFSPDGRTLAAGGDDGTVRLWNMADPRHPGPIGRILTGHTGTVHSVAFSPDGRTLASGGADDTIRLWKVTDPRHAAQLGTPLTGHTGPIWSVAFSPDGTMLAAGSADSTASLWNVSNPAYPAQVGEPLAGSSGEMYAVGFSPDGRTLATGSGDNKARLWSIPASDMTGRIGAFRADGRVLATAARDEKVRLWNVRSPSRPALLGKPFMPGKGDARSLLFSPDGRTLAVLTGSRAVQLWNVTDPTRPVPYGPPVALRTRFAGPDALAFSPDGHTLATALDDRTIRLWDVSDPSHLVSLGAPLAGQKGYVNAFVFSPDGRTLAGGSADGAIQLWNVTDPRHAARLGAPLKGHLGPVNALAYSPDGRTLASGSDDGTVRLWNVTEPLHAAQLGSTLTGHTEAVVSLTFSRNGRTLASGGNDDTVRLWNVTHPSKATPIGQSLSPNAKTGNFLSFSPNSHLLGVSSGADTVRLWNLDADRAISRICSVTRGVLTPKKWHDYLPRLPYDPPCGQ